In Streptomyces nojiriensis, one genomic interval encodes:
- the mshB gene encoding N-acetyl-1-D-myo-inositol-2-amino-2-deoxy-alpha-D-glucopyranoside deacetylase: MNGLPARRLLLVHAHPDDESINNGVTMAKYAAEGAHVALVTCTLGEEGEVIPPGLAHLAADRDDTLGAHRVGELAAAMAELGVHDHRFLGGPGRFRDSGMMGAPQNHRPEAFWSADVDEAAAYLVEVIRELRPQVLVTYDPDGGYGHPDHIQAHRVAMRAAELAAETAFRRDLGVPHAVGKIYWNRVPHSVVEEGFARLRAAGAELPFPAVGSPGDVPGVVADERITTEIEAKDTFAAAKAAAMRAHATQIAVDGSFFALSNDLAQPLFTREYYELVEGRPGVPAGEREHDLFAGVEA, translated from the coding sequence ATGAACGGTCTTCCCGCCCGTCGTCTGCTCCTCGTGCACGCGCACCCGGACGACGAGTCGATCAACAACGGCGTCACCATGGCCAAGTACGCGGCCGAGGGCGCCCACGTCGCGTTGGTGACCTGCACCCTGGGCGAGGAGGGTGAGGTCATCCCGCCCGGGCTCGCCCACCTGGCGGCCGACCGCGACGACACCCTCGGCGCCCACCGCGTCGGCGAGCTCGCCGCGGCCATGGCGGAACTGGGCGTCCACGACCACCGGTTCCTCGGCGGCCCCGGCCGCTTCCGGGACTCCGGGATGATGGGCGCCCCGCAGAACCACCGCCCGGAGGCCTTCTGGTCCGCCGACGTGGACGAGGCCGCCGCGTACCTCGTGGAGGTCATCCGGGAGCTGCGCCCGCAGGTGCTCGTCACCTACGACCCGGACGGCGGATACGGGCACCCCGACCACATCCAGGCCCACCGGGTCGCCATGCGCGCCGCCGAACTGGCCGCGGAGACCGCCTTCCGGCGCGACCTCGGCGTGCCCCACGCGGTCGGGAAGATCTACTGGAACCGCGTCCCGCATTCGGTGGTCGAGGAGGGCTTCGCCCGGCTGCGCGCCGCCGGGGCCGAGCTGCCCTTCCCCGCGGTGGGCTCGCCCGGGGACGTGCCGGGGGTCGTCGCCGACGAGCGGATCACCACGGAGATCGAGGCCAAGGACACCTTCGCGGCGGCGAAGGCGGCCGCCATGCGGGCCCACGCCACCCAGATCGCCGTGGACGGGTCCTTCTTCGCCCTCTCCAACGACCTGGCGCAGCCGCTGTTCACCCGCGAGTACTACGAACTCGTCGAAGGCCGGCCGGGCGTCCCGGCGGGCGAGCGCGAACACGACCTCTTCGCGGGGGTGGAGGCATGA
- a CDS encoding ABC transporter ATP-binding protein has product MLLEVRDLHVEFKTRDGVAKAVNGVNYSVAEGETLAVLGESGSGKSVTAQAVMGILDMPPGRIAGGEILFKGKDLLTMKEEERRKIRGAEMAMIFQDALSSLNPVLSVGAQLGEMYEVHRGMSRKEAKGKAVELMDRVKIPAAKERVGDYPHQFSGGMRQRIMIAMALALEPSLIIADEPTTALDVTVQAQVMDLLAELQRELNMGLILITHDLGVVADVADKIAVMYAGRIVEAAPVHEIYKAPAHPYTRGLLDSIPRLDQKGQELYAIKGLPPNLVAIPPGCAFNPRCPMAQAVCRTDVPPLYRVTESPVERTSACHFWKECLHG; this is encoded by the coding sequence ATGCTGCTCGAAGTCCGCGACCTGCACGTGGAATTCAAGACGCGCGACGGAGTCGCCAAGGCCGTCAACGGCGTCAACTACTCGGTGGCCGAGGGGGAGACGCTCGCCGTGCTCGGCGAGTCGGGCTCGGGCAAGTCGGTCACCGCCCAGGCCGTGATGGGCATCCTCGACATGCCGCCGGGCCGGATCGCGGGCGGCGAGATCCTCTTCAAGGGCAAGGACCTCCTCACGATGAAGGAGGAGGAGCGGCGCAAGATCCGCGGCGCCGAGATGGCGATGATCTTCCAGGACGCCCTCTCCTCCCTGAACCCGGTCCTGAGCGTGGGCGCGCAGCTCGGCGAGATGTACGAGGTGCACCGCGGGATGTCCCGCAAGGAGGCCAAGGGCAAGGCCGTCGAGCTGATGGACCGGGTGAAGATCCCGGCGGCGAAGGAGCGGGTGGGGGACTACCCGCACCAGTTCTCGGGAGGCATGCGCCAGCGCATCATGATCGCGATGGCGCTGGCCCTGGAGCCCTCGCTGATCATCGCGGACGAGCCGACGACGGCCCTGGACGTCACCGTCCAGGCCCAGGTGATGGACCTGCTCGCCGAGCTCCAGCGCGAGCTGAACATGGGCCTGATCCTGATCACCCACGACCTGGGCGTGGTCGCGGACGTCGCGGACAAGATCGCGGTCATGTACGCGGGCCGGATCGTCGAGGCGGCTCCGGTCCACGAGATCTACAAGGCGCCGGCCCACCCGTACACGCGCGGCCTGCTGGACTCCATCCCGCGCCTGGACCAGAAGGGCCAGGAGCTGTACGCCATCAAGGGGCTGCCGCCGAACCTGGTGGCCATCCCGCCCGGCTGCGCCTTCAACCCGCGCTGCCCGATGGCGCAGGCGGTGTGCCGCACGGACGTCCCGCCGCTGTACCGGGTGACCGAGTCCCCGGTGGAGCGGACCAGCGCCTGCCACTTCTGGAAGGAATGCCTCCATGGCTGA
- a CDS encoding DUF6113 family protein, which yields MSGTVTAGRIAGCLGMLVAGALTGAAGWLVVGLWPPGGLLLALLAVLGLFLGGRIALGTGFGVGGAAVGWFLSYVMLGIPRPEGDFLLGSSGIGVYVYLLGGTVLAVMCATMRGPLERPVSASRPAK from the coding sequence ATGAGCGGCACGGTCACGGCCGGCCGGATCGCCGGCTGCCTGGGCATGCTGGTCGCGGGCGCGCTGACCGGCGCGGCCGGCTGGCTGGTGGTCGGCCTCTGGCCCCCCGGCGGTCTGCTGCTCGCCCTGCTGGCCGTCCTCGGGCTGTTCCTCGGGGGCCGGATCGCCCTCGGGACCGGCTTCGGGGTGGGCGGCGCCGCGGTCGGCTGGTTCCTCTCGTACGTGATGCTCGGCATTCCGCGCCCCGAGGGGGACTTCCTCCTCGGTTCGTCCGGAATCGGCGTGTACGTCTACCTTTTGGGTGGAACCGTTCTCGCTGTGATGTGTGCCACGATGCGCGGTCCGCTGGAACGGCCGGTTTCGGCCTCCCGGCCTGCCAAGTGA
- a CDS encoding ABC transporter ATP-binding protein produces MAESLLEVKDLVKHYPLTRGILFRKQIGAVKAVDGVSFDLRAGETLGIVGESGCGKSTVAKMLVNLERPTAGAISYKGEDITKLSGRALKAVRRNIQMVFQDPYTSLNPRMTVGDIIGEPYEIHPEVAPKGSRRQRVQDLLDVVGLNPEYINRYPHQFSGGQRQRIGIARGLALQPEIIVADEPVSALDVSVQAQVINLLDRLQSEFDLSYVFIAHDLSIVRHISDRVGVMYLGRIVEIGTDSQIYDHPTHPYTQALLSAVPVPDPQARAHRERIILTGDVPSPANPPSGCPFRTRCWKAEPRCTAEVPLLAVPQVFPSGPAAHPSACHFAAEKQVVPPSDQPPPPPTDPLTKE; encoded by the coding sequence ATGGCTGAGTCCCTGCTGGAAGTGAAGGACCTGGTCAAGCACTACCCGCTGACCCGGGGCATCCTCTTCCGCAAGCAGATCGGCGCGGTCAAGGCGGTCGACGGGGTCTCCTTCGACCTGCGCGCCGGTGAGACGCTCGGCATCGTGGGCGAGTCCGGCTGCGGGAAGTCCACCGTGGCCAAGATGCTGGTCAACCTGGAGCGGCCGACGGCGGGCGCGATCTCGTACAAGGGCGAGGACATCACCAAGCTGTCGGGGCGCGCCCTGAAGGCCGTGCGCCGCAACATCCAGATGGTCTTCCAGGACCCGTACACCTCGCTGAACCCGCGCATGACGGTCGGCGACATCATCGGGGAGCCCTACGAGATCCACCCCGAGGTGGCCCCCAAGGGCTCGCGCCGGCAACGCGTCCAGGACCTCCTGGACGTGGTCGGCCTGAACCCGGAGTACATCAACCGGTACCCGCACCAGTTCTCCGGCGGCCAGCGCCAGCGCATCGGCATCGCCCGCGGCCTCGCCCTCCAGCCCGAGATCATCGTCGCCGACGAGCCCGTCTCGGCGCTGGACGTCTCCGTCCAGGCCCAGGTGATCAACCTGCTGGACCGGCTGCAGAGCGAGTTCGACCTGTCCTACGTCTTCATCGCGCACGACCTCTCGATCGTCCGGCACATCTCCGACCGGGTCGGCGTCATGTACCTGGGCCGGATCGTCGAGATCGGCACCGACAGCCAGATCTACGACCACCCGACCCACCCGTACACCCAGGCACTGCTCTCGGCCGTCCCGGTCCCGGATCCGCAGGCCCGCGCCCACCGCGAGCGGATCATCCTCACCGGCGACGTGCCCTCCCCGGCCAACCCGCCCTCGGGCTGCCCCTTCCGCACCCGCTGCTGGAAGGCCGAGCCCCGCTGCACGGCGGAGGTCCCGCTGCTCGCGGTCCCGCAGGTCTTCCCGTCGGGCCCGGCGGCCCACCCGTCGGCCTGCCACTTCGCGGCGGAGAAGCAGGTGGTCCCGCCGTCGGACCAGCCGCCCCCGCCGCCGACGGATCCGCTGACGAAGGAGTAG